From Bacillus clarus, the proteins below share one genomic window:
- a CDS encoding RapH N-terminal domain-containing protein — protein sequence MDTHIIAKEEIITLLSSWYNAIISQHIIKAKHLKEEIDRNIYNIEEDSNISIYYSLLNFRYNLLVCDIDGSKDCLEKIAPFPEQTETFLKYYYHFFKAIYAISVGNHNEAKEQYEKAEKLLATIPDELEKAEFDYMFAVFHYQSLNPLLAAKYANKAKEVFSKHTGYEMKVASCQNTIGLACTKLRLYEIAEENFILALRIFKKYSEEQLIAKVKHNLGLLYADQSLSELAIKYLKDSIKNNPKTMFLLAREYYKLGENLLAADLIEQGYNLTKLKEYKCHFAILRELNKEAEIEELEKVIMTGIYFFKKENLWGHVKEYASILGNKFYDLNKYEQASRYLHIALDADKKDLEKGA from the coding sequence ATGGATACACATATAATAGCAAAAGAAGAAATAATAACATTATTAAGCAGTTGGTATAATGCAATTATTTCTCAACATATAATAAAAGCTAAACACTTGAAAGAAGAAATTGATAGAAATATTTATAATATTGAAGAGGACTCTAATATCTCTATCTATTATTCACTACTTAACTTTAGATATAATTTATTGGTTTGTGATATAGATGGTTCTAAAGATTGTTTAGAAAAGATTGCTCCATTTCCAGAGCAAACCGAAACATTTTTGAAGTATTATTATCATTTCTTCAAAGCTATTTATGCAATTTCAGTTGGAAATCATAACGAAGCTAAAGAACAATATGAGAAGGCTGAAAAACTTTTAGCAACTATTCCAGATGAATTAGAAAAGGCTGAATTTGATTACATGTTTGCAGTATTCCATTATCAATCCTTAAACCCGTTGTTGGCTGCTAAATATGCTAATAAGGCAAAAGAGGTATTTTCGAAGCATACAGGCTATGAAATGAAAGTTGCTTCCTGTCAAAACACCATAGGACTTGCTTGCACTAAACTTAGGCTGTATGAAATTGCGGAGGAAAATTTCATTTTAGCTCTTAGAATATTTAAAAAATATAGTGAGGAACAACTAATAGCTAAAGTGAAACATAATTTAGGATTATTATATGCTGATCAAAGCCTTTCAGAGTTAGCGATTAAGTATTTAAAAGATTCTATAAAAAATAACCCTAAAACTATGTTTTTATTAGCAAGGGAGTATTATAAGTTAGGAGAAAATCTTCTTGCTGCAGATCTAATTGAGCAAGGATATAATCTTACAAAACTTAAAGAATATAAGTGCCATTTTGCTATCTTAAGAGAACTGAATAAGGAAGCAGAGATTGAGGAACTAGAGAAAGTTATTATGACAGGAATATATTTCTTCAAGAAAGAAAATCTATGGGGTCATGTAAAAGAATATGCTTCAATTCTTGGAAATAAATTCTATGATCTCAACAAATATGAACAAGCCAGTAGATATCTTCACATTGCCCTAGATGCTGACAAAAAAGATTTGGAGAAGGGAGCATAA
- a CDS encoding Lrp/AsnC family transcriptional regulator, with translation MLDDTDKKILRELSKNGRMSMKELGGKVHLTGQATSSRVIKLEENGVIEGYTIKLNKRKLGYPVHTFINIYTKNVQHQPYLSFIKTQHEYIINNFKISGEGCYLLECKFSSNEVLDGFLTKLNQHANYKLSIVIK, from the coding sequence ATGTTAGATGATACAGATAAAAAAATATTAAGAGAATTATCGAAGAATGGTCGTATGTCGATGAAAGAATTAGGAGGAAAAGTTCATTTGACAGGGCAAGCAACGTCATCTAGAGTAATAAAGTTAGAAGAGAACGGTGTCATAGAAGGTTATACGATTAAATTAAATAAACGAAAATTAGGCTACCCTGTACATACGTTTATAAATATATATACAAAAAACGTTCAACATCAGCCCTATTTATCTTTTATAAAAACACAACATGAATATATTATAAATAACTTTAAAATTAGTGGTGAAGGTTGTTATCTTCTAGAGTGTAAGTTTTCTTCTAATGAAGTACTAGATGGATTTTTAACCAAACTAAACCAACATGCTAATTATAAATTATCCATAGTGATTAAATAA
- a CDS encoding MBL fold metallo-hydrolase, with protein MNIRLIRNATLVLHYADRKFLIDPFLAEKGSIPPFPNTPNQNMPNPLVSLPISIEEIIQVDAVIITHLHPDHFDQIAKEVLLKDIKIYAQNEKDVESIKKEGFQNVEALTHAINIGSITLTRTDGKHGTGDIGHLMGEVSGVVFNHPNEKTLYIAGDTIWCSDVQKVIKTHNPEVIVVNGGGAQFLQGNPVIMTKEDIYQTYMEAQHSTIIVAHMEAVNHCLLTRKELKAFINKKGLSNNILVPSDGEVSHFLI; from the coding sequence ATGAATATCAGGCTTATACGAAATGCAACGCTAGTTTTACATTATGCTGACAGGAAGTTTCTAATCGATCCTTTTTTAGCTGAAAAAGGATCGATTCCACCGTTTCCTAATACACCAAATCAAAATATGCCAAACCCTCTGGTTAGCTTACCAATTTCTATAGAAGAAATTATTCAGGTTGATGCTGTTATCATTACACACTTACACCCTGACCATTTTGACCAGATTGCTAAAGAGGTTTTACTTAAAGATATAAAAATCTATGCACAAAATGAAAAAGACGTGGAATCAATTAAAAAAGAAGGTTTTCAGAACGTTGAAGCATTAACTCATGCCATTAATATTGGTAGTATTACCCTAACTAGAACCGATGGAAAACACGGTACAGGGGACATAGGACATCTTATGGGGGAAGTTTCAGGTGTTGTATTTAATCATCCAAATGAAAAAACACTCTATATAGCAGGAGATACAATATGGTGCAGCGACGTTCAAAAGGTGATTAAAACTCATAATCCAGAAGTAATTGTTGTAAATGGAGGGGGTGCACAATTTCTTCAAGGGAATCCTGTAATTATGACTAAAGAAGATATTTATCAAACATATATGGAAGCTCAACATTCAACTATCATCGTTGCTCATATGGAAGCTGTCAATCATTGCTTACTAACTAGAAAAGAATTAAAAGCTTTCATCAATAAAAAAGGACTTTCCAACAATATTTTAGTACCATCTGATGGTGAAGTATCTCACTTTCTAATATAA
- a CDS encoding TetR/AcrR family transcriptional regulator: MQLTREDWIKAGLQQLADEGIHKVRIEALARLLKISKGSFYHYFRDHQELLDSMLDFWEVHATKLIVQSMEQQDASLEQLLQISFNRDKKIENGIYTWAKYDPVVAARLVDMEEQRISCVAKLYQKMGIDETESIDRARLAYLTYVGWMTRFEANPNFDIDKMVELLTSFSGCPNIR; the protein is encoded by the coding sequence ATGCAATTAACGAGGGAAGATTGGATAAAAGCAGGATTACAACAATTAGCTGATGAAGGGATACATAAAGTTCGCATTGAAGCACTTGCTCGATTGCTAAAAATAAGCAAAGGAAGCTTCTATCACTATTTTCGTGACCATCAAGAGCTTTTAGATTCTATGCTCGACTTTTGGGAAGTACATGCAACAAAGCTGATTGTTCAAAGTATGGAGCAACAGGATGCCTCTTTAGAACAGCTATTACAGATTAGTTTTAATCGAGATAAAAAAATTGAGAATGGTATTTATACTTGGGCTAAATATGATCCTGTTGTGGCAGCACGTTTAGTAGATATGGAAGAACAAAGAATTTCTTGTGTTGCAAAATTGTATCAAAAAATGGGCATAGACGAAACTGAATCAATTGATCGAGCGAGACTTGCCTATTTAACGTATGTAGGATGGATGACAAGGTTTGAAGCAAATCCTAATTTTGATATTGATAAAATGGTTGAGCTTTTAACTTCTTTCAGCGGGTGTCCAAACATCCGCTGA
- a CDS encoding M4 family metallopeptidase: protein MKNKKTLATVALTTGLALTAVTPYGVGHAEETDQLQVQIQEDSFRTGELTQPSQKAPENVVKDALKEKAEQALSPKQVNGETGVDYKVLQKRGSYDGTTLVRMQQTYEGKEVYGHQLTAHVDKKGVIKSVSGDSAQNLKQEDLKKPINLSQEEAKQYIYTKYGNDIKFISEPEVKEVIFVDENNGQASNAYQVTFAAATPNYVSGTYLVNAHNGDMLKNMVQESGLKASEKLVGALKESRKSNLTSLTGTGKDDLGISRTFGISKQSDGKYALADYTRGQGIETYDVNYRDITKEERYYPGKLATSTSTTFNDSKAVSAHYLATKVYDFYKDKYKRNSFDNKGQKVVSVVHAWDSEDTNDPKNWQNALSADNGSMLVYGDPIVKAFDVAGHEFTHAVTSSESNLEYSGESGAINEALSDIMGTAIEKYINNGKFNWTMGEQTGSVFRDMENPSSVPSSAGVPYPDDYSEFNNFNGWDNGGVHFNSSIINKAAYLIAKGGTHNGVTVKGIGEDKMFDIFHYANTDELNMTSDFSELRSACIRVATNKYGANSAEVQAVQKAFEATKIK, encoded by the coding sequence ATGAAAAATAAAAAAACATTAGCTACAGTTGCATTAACAACAGGATTAGCTTTAACAGCTGTAACACCATATGGAGTCGGTCATGCAGAGGAAACAGATCAACTACAAGTTCAAATTCAGGAGGATTCGTTCCGTACAGGTGAACTTACACAACCATCACAAAAGGCACCAGAGAATGTAGTAAAAGATGCTCTTAAGGAGAAGGCAGAGCAAGCTTTGTCTCCAAAACAAGTGAATGGAGAAACGGGAGTAGATTATAAGGTTCTTCAAAAACGTGGTTCTTATGATGGAACTACACTTGTGCGTATGCAACAAACATATGAAGGAAAAGAAGTATATGGGCATCAATTGACTGCACACGTAGATAAAAAGGGTGTTATTAAAAGTGTTTCAGGAGATAGCGCGCAAAATTTAAAACAAGAAGATTTAAAGAAGCCTATTAATCTATCACAAGAAGAAGCGAAACAATATATTTATACGAAGTACGGGAATGATATCAAGTTTATTTCTGAGCCAGAAGTAAAGGAAGTTATTTTTGTTGATGAAAATAATGGACAAGCCAGCAATGCATACCAAGTTACATTTGCTGCTGCAACACCAAACTATGTATCTGGAACTTATTTAGTGAATGCTCATAATGGTGATATGTTAAAAAATATGGTGCAAGAATCAGGTTTAAAAGCAAGTGAAAAGCTTGTTGGGGCCTTAAAGGAAAGTAGAAAAAGCAACCTTACATCATTAACTGGGACAGGAAAAGATGATTTAGGTATATCTCGTACATTTGGTATTTCTAAACAAAGTGATGGAAAATATGCGCTTGCTGATTACACAAGAGGGCAAGGAATTGAAACGTATGATGTAAATTACAGAGATATTACGAAAGAGGAAAGATATTACCCTGGTAAACTAGCAACTAGTACTTCAACAACATTTAATGATTCAAAGGCGGTAAGTGCTCATTACTTAGCAACAAAGGTATACGATTTTTATAAAGATAAATACAAACGTAATAGTTTTGATAATAAGGGACAAAAAGTAGTTTCAGTTGTACATGCTTGGGATTCTGAAGATACAAATGATCCGAAAAATTGGCAGAATGCATTAAGTGCTGATAATGGTAGTATGCTTGTATACGGAGATCCTATTGTAAAGGCATTTGACGTAGCGGGACATGAATTTACACATGCGGTTACATCTAGTGAATCAAATCTTGAATATTCCGGAGAATCTGGTGCGATTAACGAGGCGTTATCTGATATTATGGGAACAGCTATTGAGAAATACATAAATAATGGGAAGTTTAACTGGACAATGGGAGAACAAACTGGATCAGTGTTCCGTGATATGGAAAATCCATCTTCAGTTCCTTCTTCAGCTGGAGTACCGTATCCAGATGATTATAGTGAATTTAACAATTTTAATGGATGGGATAATGGAGGCGTTCATTTCAACTCAAGTATTATTAATAAAGCTGCGTATTTAATTGCAAAAGGTGGAACTCATAACGGCGTAACTGTAAAAGGTATTGGCGAGGATAAAATGTTTGATATTTTCCATTATGCAAATACTGACGAATTAAACATGACTTCTGATTTCTCTGAATTGAGATCGGCATGCATTCGAGTTGCAACAAATAAGTATGGGGCGAACTCAGCTGAAGTTCAAGCAGTTCAAAAGGCTTTTGAAGCAACGAAAATTAAGTAA